Proteins found in one Sorghum bicolor cultivar BTx623 chromosome 1, Sorghum_bicolor_NCBIv3, whole genome shotgun sequence genomic segment:
- the LOC8085954 gene encoding protein SPIRRIG, giving the protein MKWSTLLSKVVFAAGQQQEQQPPPPPPPPPGSPLHRQQAVQDLATPRLSSASTGGDEGGFDAAAGSSPSAAASPARGKNELESDFRRLWEEFRSSSSEKEKERALNLAVDVFCRLVKQYSSVAQLVTKLVEGHVFSFVIGRAFVTDLEKLRIHSKGRSLRVADVIGFFSDTTELGICPGSNLLYAVEVLVTETNDKQPLLDSGILCCLIYILNSLLSPNENSTNTLPVHQEGSIIEKNKNLDPMQSRRLEIEGSVIHIMKALASHQSAAPSLIEDDALQVLFQMVANGSLSVFSQFRDGIVPLHTIQLHRHAMQVLGLLLANDNGTSAKYIRKHQLIKVLLMAVKDFNPQSCDAAYTMGIVDLLLECVELSYRPESGSIRLREDIHNAHGYQFLVQFALTLCSLHKNQTLQSSSKLASEEDASFPSDRLEQDVFSCDLSPQLSRLLDVLVNLSQIGPSENGGGKSLKSSHAKGTGHSRSRTPSADKFDDLMEVSSPKVKDLDAIQMLQDIFLKADNLEVQAEVLNRMFKIFSSHLENYKLCQQLRTVPLFILNMGSFPAALQEVILKILEYAVTVVNCIPEQELLSLCCLLQQPISTSLKHTVLSFFVKLLSFDQQYKKVLREVGVLGVLLDDLKQNKLFFGDEQQNKAFDSTERMSNATRFQRTVDNKDAILSPKLMASSSAKFPMFEDEGTITVAWDCLFYLLKRAEPNQQSFRSSNGVNIILPFLVSESHRSGVLRLLSCLIIEDSLQAHPEEIGSLIEILKSGMVSTSSGSQFKLENDAKCDTFGALWRILGANSSAQRIFGEATGFSLLLTTLHTFQNDSENEETESSLHTHMKIFGFLLRAMTAAVCNNSVNRIRLHTILSSNTFYDLLSESGLLCVDCEKQVILLLLELALEIVLPPTSNLQVESISSETSEDELSFLSATSFGLSRLDKERVYNASAIVVLIRCLLVFTPKVQLELLRFIEKLAIAGPFNQENLTSVGCVGLLLETISPFLEGSSPILNHALRIVELLGAYRLSSSELRLLVRYILQLKVKRSGHLFVNMMDKLIQMEDVRQGHVSLAPFIEMDMSKAGHASIQVSLGERTWPPVSGYSFVCWFQFQDFFKCQPKEAEKASKGGYSKRSGHVLRIFSVGAVDDANTLFAELYLHDNGVFTISTGSSSSLSFPGIEMEEGKWHHLAVVHSKPNALAGLFQASVASLYLDGKLRHTGKLGYSPSPFGKSLQVTLGTPTIRGKVSDFSWRLRCCYLFEEVLTPGSICFMYILGQGYRGLFQDIDLLRFVPNWACGGEVMAILDSLEVEVPAPSSSQRVDSSMKQGSSRLESSGIVWDMELLRNLSLQLSGKKLIFAFDGTSSDAFRASGTLSLLNLVDPTSAAASPIGGIPRYGRLSGDVYICNQCTIGDTVQTVGGMPVVLALVEAAESRDMLHMALELLALSLQQSHQNVKNMQALRGYHLLALFLHRRMSLFDLQSLDIFFRIAACEASFPEPQKSKINRTASYASGMSPEASLDDLTLPKFGDDMSSGGSHGDLDDFSAQKDSFSHLSELENADLAGETSEFIVLSNADMVEHILLDWTIWVAAPISVQITLLGFLERMVSMHWFRNHNLTILRRINLVQHLLVTLQRGDVEIPVLEKLVVLLGVILEDGFLASELELVVRFIIMTFDPPELTPNRQIVREAMGKHVIVRNMLLEMLIDLQVTIDAEELLEQWHKVVSSRLVTYFLDEAVHPTSMRWITTLLGVCLTSSTTFALKFRTSGGFQGLNHVLPSFHDSPEIYYILFCLVFGKPVYPRVPEVRMLDFHALMPSDGNYGELKFVDLLDTIIAMAKATFVSLIMKSMLAHENNNLSHLNGTLVADLVEATSDMGGDLQGEALMHKTYAARLMGGEAAAPAVATSILRFMVDLAKMCPPFSAVCRRHDFLESCVDLYFSCVRSDCALRMAKDLTTAATDERNVHDDDNGSSKDAFSSLPHDQEQSSKTLSVTSFPQEQKSSSSESTGMPNSFEAAEAKADDSSNQELSTIILNGEANQLFTNAHDQGQTTASSANGIAEHHHVTDSPNSVAMNNVGSPVLSERSTHRAASTPTASPMAPFTSWPGSAGSYSDGRHLTASPSMASSMSGIDLDSSPDPRTNIQGSSAVNTFFPINSKLLLDIDDLGYGGGPCSAGATAVLDFVAQILADTISDQLKAALFVENILESVPLFVDVDSALVFQGLCLSRLMNFLERKLLLDDEEDGKKLDKSRWSVNLDPLCWMIVDRVYMGCFPTPLRVLQTLEFLMSMLQLANKDGRVEDAVPPGKGILSIARGSKQLDPYIHAILKNTNRMIMYCFLPTFLKSMGEDDLLANLAFLTETGRSLASKPYQEDFSIDICTVLQLLIANKRLVLCPSNVDTDLMCCFCINLMALLHDKRVTAQNLAVDLLKYLVVHRRQSLEDLLVCKPNQGQQLDILHGGLDKLLTGSTSMFFEWLQSSQQTISKVLDQCALIMWVQYITGSAKFPGVRIKGMEVRRKKEMGRKFRESAKLDARHWEQINERRYNLDLVRDVMSTELRAIRQDKYGWILHGESEWQSQLQELVHERGIFPMRQSSTEPEWQLCAVEGPYRMRKKLEHSKFKIDTIQNVLTSNLGSNGVKMINKEDGELLTSGSDTMSGLNLLTYGTEPKDLDAVEFSSFKDDDDIFKGGSTKSAPIGWTDDKSSINEQSLHSATEFGAKSSSLSFHMTESHQVKSELSSPRRAPSVKGTDARTSEDKSEKELLDNGEYLIRPYLEPYEKIRHKYNCERVAGLDKHDGIFLIGELCLYIIENFYIDDSNCICEKDSEDELSVIDQALGVNKDIMGSSESQLKSPSTWGGTAKVLLGGRAWAYNGGAWGKEKLCSSSNLPHPWHMWKLDSVHELLKRDYQLRPVAIEIFSMDGCNELLVFHKKEREEVFRNLIAMNLPRNSMLDTTISASSKQESGEGSRLFKGMAKSFSKRWQSGEITNFQYLMHLNTLAGRGYSDLTQYPVFPWVLADYESDALDLRNPQTFRRLDKPMGCQTEEGEEEFRKRYDSWDDPDVPKFHYGSHYSSAGIVLFYLLRLPPFSTENQKLQGGQFDHADRLFNSVRDTWVSAAGKSNTSDVKELIPEFYYLPEFLENSFNLDLGEKQSGEKVGDVVLPPWAKGSAREFIRKHREALESDYVSENLHHWIDLIFGYKQRGKAAEDAVNVFYHYTYEGNVDIDAVSDPTMKASILAQINHFGQTPKQLFQKPHPQRRTDRKVPPHPLRYSAYLTQQEIRKTASSVSQVVSYNDKILIASVNCLLKPLTYNEYISWGFPDRSLRILTYDQDRLLSTHENLHGGSQIQCTGVSHDGNILTTGGDDGVVAVWRFVKDGIRRLLRMEKALCAHTGKITCVSVSQPYSLIVSGSDDCSVILWDLTSLVFVKQLPRFPASVSALHVNNLTGEILTGAGVLFAVWSINGDCLAVVNTSQLPSDLILSVTSTIHSDWQDTNWYVTGHQSGAVKVWKMVHCSSDEAVKSKSPSVSSGGLTLNGQTPEYRLLLQKVLKSHKHPVTALCIPPDLKQLLSGDASGHLLSWSLKDDSFKGS; this is encoded by the exons ATGAAATGGTCCACATTGCTCAGTAAGGTCGTCTTCGCCGCCggccagcagcaggagcagcagccgccgccgcccccgccgccgccgccggggtcGCCGTTACACCGCCAGCAGGCGGTCCAGGACCTCGCCACCCCGAGGCTCAGCTCCGCCTCCACCGGCGGGGACGAGGGCGGCTTCGACGCGGCGGCCGGGAGCTCGCCCTCTGCCGCCGCGTCCCCTGCCAG GGGCAAAAATGAATTGGAGTCAGACTTTAGGAGATTATGGGAAGAATTTCGCTCTTCCAGCTCTGAAAAG GAGAAAGAAAGGGCCTTAAATTTGGCTGTAGATGTCTTCTGTAGGCTAGTGAAGCAATATTCTAGTGTAGCTCAATTAGTTACAAA GTTAGTAGAAGGAcatgttttttcttttgttattGGAAGAGCTTTTGTTACTGATTTGGAGAAACTAAGAATCCATAGCAAAGGAAGATCACTGCGTGTGGCTGATGTTATTGGCTTCTTTTCAGATACCACAGAG CTTGGTATATGTCCAGGATCAAATTTGTTGTATGCAGTCGAAGTTCTTGTGACAGAG ACAAATGATAAGCAGCCTCTGTTGGACTCTGGTATTTTGTGCTGCCTTATATATATCCTCAATTCTCTATTGAGTCCCAATGAGAACTCCACAAATACCTTGCCTGTTCACCAAGAAGGATCGATAATtgagaaaaacaaaaatttgGATCCTATGCAATCACGACGGCTTGAG ATTGAGGGAAGCGTGATACATATAATGAAAGCATTGGCGAGCCATCAATCTGCTGCACCAAGTTTAATTGAAGATGATGCCTTGCAAGTTCTTTTCCAGATGGTTGCAAATGGTTCATTATCTGTGTTTTCACAGTTCAGGGATGGTATTGTTCCCCTTCACACAATTCAGCTCCATCGCCATGCGATGCAG GTCCTTGGTCTTCTTCTTGCAAATGACAATGGGACTTCTGCAAAGTACATCAGGAAGCACCAGCTG ATTAAGGTACTTCTTATGGCTGTGAAAGATTTCAATCCTCAGAGTTGCGATGCTGCTTACACCATGGGCATTGTGGATTTATTACTGGAATGTGTTGAGCTGTCATACAGGCCTG AGTCTGGATCCATAAGGCTGAGGGAAGACATACATAATGCTCATGGTTACCAGTTCCTTGTTCAGTTTGCTCTAACGCTTTGTAGCTTACACAAAAATCAGACTCTCCAATCCTCATCCAAGTTAGCATCCGAAGAGGATGCATCCTTTCCTTCTGACAGATTAGAACAAGATGTATTCTCATGTGACCTTTCACCTCAGTTGTCTAGGTTGCTTGATGTTCTTGTAAATTTGTCACAAATTGGCCCCTCAGAAAATGGTGGTGGTAAGAGTTTAAAATCTTCTCATGCGAAAGGAACGGGGCACAGCAGAAGCCGAACTCCTTCTGCTGACAAGTTTGATGACTTGATGGAAGTTAGTAGCCCCAAGGTAAAAGATCTTGATGCCATTCAGATGCTACAAGATATTTTTCTGAAGGCAGACAACTTGGAAGTGCAAGCTGAAGTTCTCAATAGAATGTTCAAGATTTTCTCAAGCCATCTTGAAAATTACAAGCTATGCCAACAACTACGTACTGTTCCTCTTTTTATCCTAAACATGGGCAGCTTCCCTGCAGCACTACAAGAGGTCATCTTAAAAATATTGGAATATGCTGTCACTGTAGTAAACTGCATTCCAGAGCAAGAGTTGTTGTCACTTTGTTGCTTATTGCAACAACCAATTTCTACCAGTCTTAAGCATACAGTGCTTTCGTTCTTTGTAAAGCTACTTTCCTTTGATCAGCAGTACAAGAAAGTTCTTAGAGAAGTTGGTGTCCTGGGGGTATTGTTAGATGACTTGAAGCAAAACAAGCTTTTCTTTGGAGATGAGCAGCAAAATAAGGCCTTTGACTCTACAGAGAGGATGTCTAATGCAACTAGATTTCAGAGGACAGTGGACAACAAAGATGCAATTCTTTCGCCAAAGTTAATGGCTTCTAGTTCTGCAAAATTTCCCATGTTTGAAGATGAAGGGACAATTACTGTTGCTTGGGATTGTCTTTTTTATCTGCTGAAAAGAGCTGAGCCTAACCAGCAATCATTTCGATCATCCAATGGTGTCAACATCATTCTTCCTTTCTTGGTATCCGAAAGCCACAGATCTGGTGTATTGCGACTATTGTCATGCCTAATAATTGAAGATTCTCTTCAG GCTCATCCAGAAGAAATAGGGTCATTGATTGAAATTTTGAAGAGTGGGATGGTATCAACATCATCTGGTTCTCAGTTTAAGCTTGAAAATGATGCAAAGTGTGATACATTTGGTGCTTTGTGGCGGATTCTTGGGGCAAACAGCTCAGCACAAAGAATATTTGGAGAAGCCACTGGATTTTCCCTGCTGTTGACGACACTGCATACTTTCCAGAATGACAGTGAAAATGAAGAGACCGAATCATCTTTGCATACTCATATGAAGATCTTTGGTTTTCTATTGCGAGCAATGACAGCTGCAGTATGCAACAATTCTGTCAATAGGATAAGGCTGCATACAATACTGTCGTCGAACACTTTCTATGATCTCCTCTCTGAGTCTGGGCTGCTTTGTGTGGATTGTGAAAAACAAGTTATTTTGCTTTTGCTTGAGCTTGCACTTGAGATTGTTCTCCCGCCCACGAGTAACCTGCAGGTAGAGAGCATTTCTTCTGAAACCTCAGAGGATGAATTGAGCTTCTTGTCTGCAACATCGTTTGGACTTTCAAGGCTTGACAAGGAGCGTGTGTACAATGCTAGTGCAATTGTTGTGCTGATCCGTTGTTTGCTGGTATTTACACCTAAAGTTCAACTTGAGTTGCTGAGATTCATTGAGAAGCTAGCAATTGCTGGTCCCTTCAACCAGGAGAATTTAACTTCTGTTG GATGTGTTGGCCTTCTACTTGAGACAATCAGCCCATTTTTGGAGGGTTCCTCTCCTATTCTTAATCATGCCTTGAGAATTGTTGAACTGCTAGGTGCTTACAG GTTGTCTTCGTCTGAGCTAAGGCTTCTTGTGAGATATATTCTTCAGCTGAAAGTGAAGCGTTCAGGTCATCTTTTTGTTAATATGATGGACAAGTTAATTCAAATGGAAGATGTCAGACAAGGACATGTTTCTCTAGCTCCTTTCATTGAAATGGACATGAGCAAAGCCGGTCATGCATCTATTCAGGTTTCATTAGGAGAAAGAACATGGCCACCTGTTTCTGGGTATTCCTTTGTTTGCTGGTTCCAATTTCAGGACTTCTTTAAATGCCAACCGAAGGAAGCAGAAAAAGCGTCAAAAGGGGGATATAGCAAGAGGAGTGGGCATGTTTTACGCATATTTTCTGTGGGTGCAGTGGACGATGCTAACACTCTGTTTGCTGAGCTTTATCTCCATGACAATGGTGTTTTTACTATATCTACAGGCAGTTCAAGTTCATTGTCATTTCCAGGCATTGAAATGGAAGAAGGAAAATGGCATCATCTTGCTGTCGTTCATAGTAAGCCAAATGCACTAGCTGGGCTTTTCCAAGCAAGTGTGGCTAGCCTGTATCTTGATGGAAAGCTGAGGCACACAGGCAAGCTTGGATACTCGCCATCCCCATTTGGTAAATCTTTGCAAGTAACACTTGGTACGCCTACTATACGTGGGAAAGTTTCTGACTTTTCATGGCGGCTCCGGTGTTGCTATCTTTTTGAGGAGGTCTTGACACCAGGGAGCATTTGTTTCATGTACATTCTTGGACAAGGGTATCGGGGTTTGTTCCAGGACATTGACCTTCTGAGATTTGTCCCAAACTGGGCCTGTGGTGGGGAGGTAATGGCAATTCTGGATTCATTAGAAGTGGAAGTTCCTGCACCTTCAAGCAGCCAGCGTGTTGACAGTTCAATGAAACAAGGAAGCTCTAGACTTGAGAGCAGTGGAATTGTTTGGGACATGGAACTTTTAAGAAATCTCTCCTTACAATTGTCTGGGAAGAAGCTTATATTTGCATTTGATGGAACTTCATCAGATGCTTTTCGAGCATCTGGTACTCTTTCGCTGCTGAACCTTGTCGATCCAACTTCTGCTGCTGCATCCCCTATAGGAG GTATACCAAGATATGGGCGGCTAAGCGGTGATGTTTACATTTGTAATCAATGCACAATTGGTGACACTGTTCAAACAGTTGGTGGGATGCCTGTGGTACTTGCCCTTGTTGAAGCTGCTGAAAGTAGGGATATGCTGCATATGGCGCTGGAGCTGCTTGCACTATCTCTTCAGCAGAGTCATCAAAATGTAAAAAACATGCAGGCCTTGAGGGGTTATCATCTTCTTGCGCTTTTTCTTCATAGGAGAATGTCACTATTTGATCTGCAATCTCTTGATATCTTCTTTCGTATTGCTGCTTGTGAGGCTTCCTTTCCTGAGCCacagaaatcaaagataaatcgAACAGCAAGCTATGCGTCTGGAATGTCCCCAGAGGCCAGCCTTGATGATCTTACCTTACCCAAGTTTGGCGATGACATGTCTTCTGGTGGATCGCATGGGGATCTAGATGACTTTTCAGCTCAAAAGGATTCATTTAGCCACTTGTCTGAGCTGGAGAATGCTGACCTAGCTGGTGAGACTTCTGAATTCATAGTCTTGTCAAATGCTGATATGGTTGAACACATTCTTTTGGACTGGACGATATGGGTTGCTGCTCCTATATCAGTGCAGATAACTCTTCTTGGGTTTCTTGAGAGGATGGTGTCCATGCATTGGTTCAGAAATCACAACCTTACAATACTGCGCCGAATTAATCTTGTTCAACATCTTCTTGTTACTTTACAACGTGGTGATGTTGAAATTCCTGTGCTGGAGAAGCTAGTTGTGCTTCTAGGTGTCATCCTGGAGGATGGTTTTCTAGCTTCTGAGCTGGAGCTCGTCGTAAGATTCATAATAATGACATTTGATCCTCCAGAGCTTACACCGAACCGCCAGATTGTGCGGGAGGCTATGGGAAAGCATGTTATTGTGAGGAACATGTTATTGGAAATGCTTATTGATCTACAAGTTACCATAGATGCCGAAGAATTGCTGGAGCAATGGCATAAAGTTGTTTCATCCAGATTGGTCACATATTTCCTTGACGAAGCAGTACATCCAACTAGCATGAGATGGATCACGACTCTTTTAGGAGTTTGCCTTACGTCATCAACTACATTTGCATTGAAGTTCCGTACAAGTGGAGGCTTTCAAGGATTGAATCATGTGCTTCCAAGCTTTCACGATTCTCCAGAAATATACTATATATTGTTCTGTTTGGTGTTTGGGAAGCCTGTTTATCCTCGAGTGCCAGAGGTCCGCATGCTTGATTTTCATGCTCTCATGCCTAGCGATGGAAACTATGGAGAATTGAAGTTTGTGGATCTATTGGACACTATAATTGCAATGGCAAAAGCTacatttgtttccttgattatgAAATCTATGCTTGCACATGAGAATAACAATCTTTCACATCTTAATGGCACCTTGGTCGCGGATCTTGTTGAGGCGACATCGGACATGGGAGGTGATCTTCAAGGAGAAGCTCTGATGCATAAGACATATGCAGCAAGGTTAATGGGTGGTGAAGCAGCAGCACCTGCTGTTGCTACTTCAATATTGAGGTTCATGGTTGATCTGGCAAAGATGTGCCCACCATTCTCTGCTGTTTGCAGGCGACATGATTTCCTAGAGAGCTGTGTTGATCTCTATTTCTCTTGTGTGAG GTCTGATTGTGCCCTGAGGATGGCAAAAGATCTTACAACTGCTGCAACTGACGAGAGGAATGTACATGATGATGACAATGGAAGTTCAAAGGATGCATTTTCAAGTTTACCACATGATCAGGAGCAATCTTCCAAAACGTTGAGTGTCACAAGTTTTCCTCAGGAGCAGAAAAGTTCCAGTTCAGAAAGTACTGGCATGCCAAACTCTTTCGAAGCTGCTGAAGCCAAAGCAGATGATTCTTCGAATCAGGAGCTCAGCACTATTATTTTAAACGGAGAAGCAAACCAATTGTTTACTAATGCTCATGATCAAGGGCAGACCACAGCTTCCAGTGCAAATGGCATTGCTGAACACCACCATGTAACTGATTCACCCAACTCGGTTGCTATGAATAATGTTGGATCTCCTGTTTTATCCGAGAGGTCAACCCACAGAGCAGCGAGTACCCCTACTGCATCTCCAATGGCCCCATTCACATCTTGGCCTGGCAGTGCAGGATCATATAGTGATGGTAGACACCTGACAGCTTCTCCATCCATGGCTTCATCTATGTCTGGGATAGACCTGGACTCGTCCCCTGATCCGAGGACAAATATTCAGGGATCATCTGCCGTTAATACCTTTTTCCCAATCAATTCGAAGCTTTTGCTTGACATAGATGATTTAGGTTATGGGGGTGGTCCATGCTCTGCAGGAGCTACAGCTGTTCTAGATTTTGTTGCTCAAATCCTTGCTGACACTATCTCAGATCAACTTAAAGCAGCACTCTTTGTTGAGAACATTTTGGAGTCTGTGCCTTTGTTTGTTGATGTTGACTCTGCTCTGGTTTTTCAAGGCTTGTGCCTAAGCAGATTGATGAACTTCCTTGAAAGAAAGCTCTTGCTTGATGACGAAGAAGATGGGAAGAAACTTGACAAGAGCCGCTGGTCTGTCAATTTGGACCCACTTTGCTGGATGATTGTTGATCGTGTGTACATGGGCTGCTTTCCAACCCCACTCAGGGTACTACAAACACTAGAATTCTTAATGTCCATGTTACAGCTTGCTAATAAAGATGGCCGTGTTGAAGATGCTGTGCCTCCAGGTAAAGGTATTTTGTCCATTGCTCGAGGAAGCAAGCAACTTGATCCTTACATCCACGCAATATTGAAGAACACAAACCGGATGATAATGTACTGCTTCCTCCCAACATTCCTCAAAAGTATGGGGGAAGATGATCTACTTGCAAATCTTGCATTCCTGACAGAAACTGGGAGGAGTTTAGCTTCTAAACCTTACCAGGAAGATTTTTCTATTGATATTTGTACAGTTCTTCAGCTACTAATTGCCAACAAGAGATTGGTGCTCTGCCCAAGCAATGTTGATACAGATCTAATGTGTTGTTTCTGCATAAATTTAATGGCACTTCTCCATGACAAGAGAGTAACTGCTCAAAACTTGGCGGTTGATTTACTTAAATACTTGGTAGTGCATCGTCGCCAATCTCTTGAGGACCTGCTAGTTTGCAAGCCTAACCAAGGACAACAACTGGACATCCTGCATGGAGGACTTGATAAATTGCTCACTGGAAGCACGTCAATGTTTTTTGAATGGCTCCAAAGTTCCCAGCAAACAATAAGTAAAGTGTTGGACCAGTGCGCTCTAATAATGTGGGTTCAATATATTACCGGCTCAGCAAAGTTTCCTGGCGTGAGAATAAAAGGAATGGAGGTCAGGCGCAAGAAAGAGATGGGACGGAAATTTCGCGAATCTGCAAAACTAGATGCCAGGCACTGGGAGCAGATAAATGAGCGGAGATACAATCTTGATTTGGTTCGTGATGTGATGTCTACAGAGCTAAGAGCAATTCGTCAAGACAAATACGGATGGATATTGCACGGGGAAAGTGAGTGGCAAAGCCAGCTCCAAGAACTTGTTCATGAGAGAGGTATTTTTCCCATGCGGCAATCATCAACAGAACCTGAGTGGCAGCTCTGTGCTGTTGAAGGACCATATAGAATGAGGAAGAAACTTGAGCACTCCAAATTTAAGATAGATACTATTCAGAATGTTCTAACCAGCAACCTTGGATCAAATGGTGTTAAGATGATCAATAAAGAGGATGGAGAATTGTTAACATCTGGGTCAGATACAATGTCAGGCTTGAATCTTTTGACCTACGGCACTGAGCCGAAGGATCTTGATGCTGTTGAGTTTTCATCATTCAAAGATGACGATGACATATTCAAAGGAGGAAGCACAAAATCAGCTCCAATTGGCTGGACCGATGATAAAAGCAGCATTAATGAACAGAGCCTTCATTCTGCGACGGAATTTGGAGCAAAATCAAGTTCCCTTTCTTTTCACATGACTGAGAGTCACCAGGTTAAATCTGAACTTAGTTCACCAAGGAGGGCACCTTCAGTCAAAGGTACTGATGCAAGAACCTCAGAGGATAAATCAGAAAAGGAGTTGCTTGACAATGGTGAGTATCTTATCAGGCCTTATCTGGAGCCCTATGAGAAAATAAGGCATAAATACAACTGTGAACGGGTTGCTGGTCTTGATAAGCACGATGGAATATTTCTAATTGGAGAACTTTGCTTATACATTATCGAGAACTTCTACATTGATGATTCCAATTGCATTTGTGAAAAGGACAGTGAAGATGAGCTCTCTGTCATCGATCAAGCTTTAGGTGTGAACAAGGATATAATGGGAAGCAGTGAATCTCAGTTGAAATCACCTTCCACTTGGGGTGGGACAGCAAAGGTCTTGCTTGGTGGCAGAGCATGGGCATATAACGGAGGTGCTTGGGGTAAAGAGAAGctttgcagcagcagcaacctgcCTCATCCATGGCATATGTGGAAGCTTGATAGTGTTCATGAGTTGCTGAAACGTGATTACCAGCTCCGCCCTGTTGCAATTGAAATTTTCAGCATGGATGGTTGCAATGAACTTCTAGTTTTCCACAAAAAGGAGAGAGAGGAAGTTTTCAGAAATCTGATCGCCATGAATCTCCCGCGGAATAGCAT GTTGGACACAACCATATCAGCATCCTCTAAACAGGAGAGTGGTGAGGGGAGCCGTCTTTTTAAAGGCATGGcaaaatcattttctaaaagatGGCAAAGTGGAGAAATTACAAACTTCCAATATCTCATGCATCTAAATACACTTGCCGGTCGAGGGTACAGTGATCTCACACAGTACCCAGTATTTCCATGGGTTCTTGCAGATTATGAGAGCGATGCTTTAGATCTGAGGAATCCACAGACATTTCGCAGGCTTGATAAACCCATGGGATGCCAAAcggaggaaggagaagaggaATTCCGCAAGAG ATATGATAGTTGGGATGACCCTGATGTACCAAAGTTCCATTATGGCTCTCATTATTCAAGTGCTGGGATTGTCCTTTTCTATCTCTTAAGGTTGCCTCCTTTTAGCACAGAAAATCAGAAGCTGCAGGGTGGACAATTTGACCATGCAGATCGCTTATTCAACAGTGTGAGGGATACATGGGTCAGCGCTGCGGGCAAAAGTAACACATCAGATGTGAAAGAActaattcctgagttctattATTTGCCTGAATTTTTGGAGAACAGTTTTAATCTGGACCTGGGCGAGAAACAATCAGGAGAGAAG gttggtgatgttgttttgccaCCTTGGGCTAAAGGCAGTGCTAGAGAATTCATTAGGAAGCATCGGGAAGCATTGGAATCAGATTACGTGTCTGAGAATCTGCATCATTGGATTGATCTTATTTTTGGATATAAGCAGAGAGGAAAG GCAGCTGAAGATGCTGTCAATGTCTTCTATCACTACACATACGAAGGCAATGTTGACATAGACGCAGTATCAGATCCTACCATGAAGGCTTCAATACTAGCACAAATCAACCATTTTGGTCAGACCCCAAAACAGTTATTCCAGAAACCACATCCACAGAGGCGGACTGACAGGAAAGTACCTCCTCATCCTCTACGGTACAGCGCCTATCTAACACAGCAGGAGATTCGCAAGACAGCATCTTCGGTGTCCCAGGTTGTCTCCTACAATGATAAAATCCTAATTGCTTCAGTTAACTGCTTGCTCAAGCCGCTAACTTATAATGAATACATTTCCTGGGGATTCCCTGACCGAAGCTTGAGAATATTAACATATGATCAGGATAGGCTTTTGTCTACACATGAAAACCTTCATGGTGGTAGTCAAATTCAGTGCACTGGAGTGAGCCATGATGGCAACATTCTCACCACTGGTGGTGATGATGGAGTTGTTGCAGTGTGGAGATTTGTGAAGGATGGCATCCGCCGTCTCCTGAGAATGGAGAAGGCTTTGTGTGCTCACACGGGCAAGATAACTTGTGTCTCTGTCAGCCAACCTTACTCATTGATTGTCTCAGGCTCTGATGACTGTTCTGTTATCTTGTGGGACCTAACAAGCCTAGTCTTTGTGAAGCAGCTACCAAGGTTCCCAGCATCAGTATCCGCGCTACATGTGAACAACCTCACTGGTGAGATCCTGACTGGTGCTGGTGTTCTTTTTGCTGTTTGGAGCATCAATGGGGACTGCCTTGCTGTGGTGAACACCTCCCAGCTTCCTTCTGACCTCATCTTGTCTGTGACAAGCACGATACACTCAGATTGGCAGGACACAAACTGGTACGTGACAGGTCATCAAAGTGGTGCAGTTAAGGTATGGAAGATGGTGCACTGCTCGTCTGATGAAGCAGTAAAGAGCAAATCGCCTTCGGTATCTTCTGGTGGGCTTACCCTTAACGGCCAAACACCAGAGTATAGGCTACTTTTGCAGAAGGTGCTCAAGTCACATAAACACCCTGTCACTGCCCTTTGTATACCACCGGACTTGAAGCAGCTTCTGAGTGGGGATGCCAGCGGCCACTTGctctcatggtcattgaaagaCGACAGTTTCAAGGGTTCATAG